A portion of the Shewanella sp. SNU WT4 genome contains these proteins:
- a CDS encoding cytoplasmic protein has product MTAITHVVNYTVRSETQIDSPNECDWRQHIEINHACEIALDRVSKWHAQGGEVVYQVGALTIRKDAEKQIYFGLLTEKINGSEHALVTIKLLLEQCQCQDMYREISDYLLDDCQSRLNRLK; this is encoded by the coding sequence ATGACAGCTATTACCCACGTTGTTAATTACACAGTCCGTAGCGAAACTCAGATAGACAGCCCCAATGAGTGTGATTGGAGACAACACATAGAAATCAATCATGCCTGTGAAATTGCGTTAGACAGAGTTTCCAAGTGGCATGCTCAAGGCGGTGAAGTGGTATATCAAGTAGGGGCATTAACCATACGCAAAGATGCCGAAAAACAAATTTACTTTGGTCTGCTAACTGAAAAGATTAATGGCAGCGAGCATGCACTGGTCACCATTAAGTTATTGCTTGAACAGTGCCAATGCCAAGATATGTACCGTGAGATCAGTGATTATTTGCTGGATGATTGTCAGTCACGACTTAATCGCTTGAAATAA
- the ribBA gene encoding bifunctional 3,4-dihydroxy-2-butanone-4-phosphate synthase/GTP cyclohydrolase II, protein MALHSIEEIIEDIRLGKMVILMDDEDRENEGDLIMAAEKVTPQAINFMATYGRGLICQTMTKARCQQLDLPLMVTNNNAQFSTNFTVSIEAAEGVTTGISAHDRAVTVLAAVAKDAKASDLVQPGHIFPLMAQDGGVLTRAGHTEAGCDLARLAGLEASGVIVEILNDDGTMARRPDLEIFSEKHGIKIGTIADLIEYRNNTETTVVREAKCHLPTRFGEFEMVTFRDTIDNQLHFALIKGDVSTNPLVRVHLQNTFNDVLYSERDQSRSWPLDKAMARIAAEGGVLVLLDGQQHTSDLLAKVKAFEAEDKGQAQAAAKWQGTSRRVGIGSQILANLGVTQMRLLSSPKKYHSLSGFGLEVTEYVGE, encoded by the coding sequence ATGGCGCTACACAGCATAGAAGAAATCATTGAAGATATCCGTCTTGGTAAAATGGTCATCCTTATGGATGATGAAGACAGAGAAAATGAAGGCGATTTGATTATGGCGGCCGAAAAGGTCACGCCACAAGCTATCAACTTTATGGCCACTTATGGCCGTGGTCTGATTTGCCAAACCATGACTAAGGCGCGTTGTCAGCAGTTAGATTTACCGTTAATGGTGACTAACAATAATGCTCAATTCTCGACCAACTTTACTGTGTCGATTGAAGCCGCCGAAGGCGTGACCACAGGCATTAGTGCCCACGATCGCGCTGTGACTGTATTAGCTGCTGTTGCTAAAGACGCTAAAGCCTCTGATCTAGTCCAACCTGGTCATATCTTCCCATTAATGGCCCAAGATGGCGGCGTATTAACCCGCGCTGGTCACACTGAAGCTGGTTGCGATTTAGCGCGCTTAGCGGGGCTTGAAGCCTCCGGCGTGATTGTTGAGATTTTAAATGACGATGGCACTATGGCGCGCCGCCCAGATTTAGAAATTTTCAGCGAAAAACACGGCATTAAAATCGGCACCATTGCCGATTTAATTGAGTATCGCAATAACACCGAAACCACAGTAGTGCGTGAAGCTAAGTGTCATTTGCCAACGCGTTTTGGTGAGTTTGAGATGGTGACTTTTCGCGACACTATTGATAACCAGCTGCACTTTGCCTTAATCAAGGGCGATGTATCAACTAACCCATTGGTACGCGTGCACTTACAAAACACCTTTAATGACGTGCTGTACTCTGAGCGCGATCAGTCGCGCAGCTGGCCATTAGATAAAGCCATGGCGCGAATTGCGGCTGAAGGTGGCGTGTTGGTATTGCTCGATGGGCAACAACACACCTCAGATCTGCTGGCTAAAGTGAAAGCCTTTGAAGCTGAAGATAAAGGTCAAGCTCAAGCCGCCGCTAAGTGGCAGGGTACGTCGCGCCGCGTGGGTATTGGTTCGCAAATCCTTGCCAACCTTGGCGTAACTCAGATGCGTTTATTGAGTTCACCTAAGAAATATCATTCGCTTTCAGGCTTTGGCTTAGAAGTTACCGAATACGTGGGTGAATAA
- the yiaY gene encoding L-threonine dehydrogenase has translation MAAKFFIPAVNVLGQGALDEAIGDICTLGFKHALIVTDKPLVSIGLVATLTDKLNQKDIQATIFDGVQPNPTMGNVEAGLALLNKYQCDFVISLGGGSPHDCAKGIALVATNGGSIKDYEGVDVSTKPQLPLVAINTTAGTASEMTRFCIITDEIRHIKMAIVDKNTTPVLSVNDPELMLKKPAALTAATGMDALTHAVEAYVSIAANPITDACAIKAIELIAANLETAVNDGQNIAAREQMAYAQFLAGMAFNNASLGYVHAMAHQLGGMYDLPHGVCNALLLPYVQAYNAEVAAERLADVAKAMGVDIQTMTAGAGAQAAISAIKTLAKAVNIPASLTELGVKADDIPTLAENALKDACGFTNPKQATHAEICQIFTNAL, from the coding sequence ATGGCTGCTAAATTTTTTATTCCTGCTGTAAACGTATTAGGTCAAGGCGCACTCGATGAGGCGATTGGTGATATCTGCACCTTAGGATTCAAACACGCGCTAATAGTTACCGACAAACCGTTAGTGAGTATTGGCTTAGTTGCGACATTAACCGACAAGCTCAATCAAAAAGACATTCAAGCCACCATTTTTGATGGTGTGCAACCTAACCCAACCATGGGTAATGTGGAGGCGGGTCTTGCCCTCCTCAACAAATATCAATGTGACTTTGTTATTTCTCTGGGCGGCGGCTCACCTCACGATTGCGCTAAAGGTATTGCTTTAGTGGCCACCAATGGCGGCTCTATCAAGGACTATGAAGGCGTAGACGTATCAACTAAGCCGCAGTTGCCACTGGTTGCGATTAATACCACCGCGGGCACAGCCAGTGAAATGACGCGTTTCTGCATCATCACAGATGAAATTCGCCACATTAAAATGGCGATTGTGGATAAAAACACTACGCCTGTGCTGTCGGTCAATGACCCAGAGTTGATGCTTAAAAAGCCTGCGGCACTGACTGCCGCTACAGGTATGGACGCGCTCACACACGCCGTTGAAGCTTATGTGTCGATTGCCGCTAACCCTATTACTGATGCGTGCGCGATTAAGGCCATTGAGCTGATTGCAGCCAATTTAGAAACCGCCGTTAACGATGGTCAGAATATTGCAGCACGTGAGCAAATGGCTTATGCCCAGTTCTTAGCTGGCATGGCTTTTAACAATGCCAGCTTAGGTTATGTGCATGCCATGGCGCATCAATTAGGCGGCATGTATGACTTACCTCATGGAGTGTGTAACGCCTTGTTACTGCCTTATGTGCAAGCCTATAACGCCGAAGTGGCAGCAGAGCGCTTAGCCGATGTGGCTAAAGCCATGGGTGTCGATATTCAAACCATGACAGCAGGCGCGGGCGCGCAGGCCGCCATTAGTGCAATAAAAACCTTAGCCAAAGCCGTTAATATTCCAGCGAGCTTAACTGAGCTTGGCGTTAAGGCCGATGATATTCCAACCCTTGCTGAAAACGCACTGAAAGATGCTTGTGGTTTTACTAACCCTAAACAGGCTACCCACGCCGAAATTTGTCAAATCTTCACTAACGCCTTATAA
- the nusB gene encoding transcription antitermination factor NusB, whose translation MKPSERRKARRLAVQAIYSWQLSGNNIADVEHEFLTEQELGGVDVAYFRELFAGAATKSGQLDEIIIPHLERPLDEVSPVEKAILRLATYELTFRKDVPYKVVINEAIELAKAFGAEDGHKFVNGILDKLVARK comes from the coding sequence ATGAAGCCTTCTGAGCGCCGTAAGGCCCGCCGTTTAGCGGTGCAGGCCATTTATTCATGGCAATTAAGTGGTAACAATATCGCCGATGTCGAGCATGAGTTTTTAACTGAGCAAGAATTGGGCGGTGTTGATGTTGCTTATTTCCGTGAGCTATTTGCTGGCGCGGCAACTAAATCAGGTCAGTTGGATGAGATTATCATCCCACACCTAGAGCGTCCTTTGGATGAAGTGTCTCCGGTTGAGAAAGCCATTTTGCGTTTAGCAACATATGAGCTGACTTTCCGTAAAGACGTGCCATACAAGGTTGTGATTAACGAAGCAATCGAACTGGCCAAGGCCTTCGGTGCGGAAGATGGTCATAAGTTTGTTAACGGCATCCTAGATAAATTGGTTGCTCGTAAATAA
- the thiL gene encoding thiamine-phosphate kinase produces the protein MKEFQLIEKYFQGRGPLRKDVVLGIGDDCALLKPAIRKSIAISCDTLVENTHFFPDMPAQALGYKALAVNLSDLAAMGAEPAWMTLALTLPEVDEAWIKDFSEGFFEAADYYSIALVGGDTTCGPKSITITVQGLVPEGAALTRQGAKNGDWIYVTGTLGDSALGLDIIRGAVDVRPEYRQALITRHYHPTPRVLAGQSLRNIATSAIDISDGLLSDIAHVLKASNCGAEIEINDLPMSQGLKDCVSEEQARHYALCGGEDYELLFTVPESQKGALHMALTQAGVRFTCIGQIRSGKKLKLTLNGAPFEASFTGFEHFK, from the coding sequence GTGAAAGAATTCCAGCTCATAGAAAAGTATTTCCAAGGACGGGGACCGCTACGCAAAGACGTGGTGCTGGGCATAGGTGACGATTGCGCCTTGCTGAAACCTGCCATACGAAAATCCATTGCTATCTCTTGCGACACCTTAGTCGAAAACACCCACTTTTTCCCTGATATGCCGGCACAAGCCCTTGGCTATAAAGCCTTAGCGGTTAATTTGTCAGACTTAGCTGCCATGGGCGCCGAGCCTGCGTGGATGACGCTCGCCTTAACTTTGCCAGAAGTGGATGAAGCGTGGATAAAAGACTTTAGTGAAGGTTTTTTTGAAGCCGCCGATTACTACTCCATTGCGTTAGTCGGTGGGGACACCACTTGTGGTCCCAAATCTATTACAATAACAGTGCAAGGGCTAGTGCCAGAAGGCGCAGCATTAACCAGACAAGGCGCTAAAAACGGTGATTGGATCTATGTGACCGGCACCTTAGGTGATTCTGCCCTCGGTCTTGATATTATTCGCGGCGCCGTTGATGTGCGCCCTGAATATCGCCAAGCACTCATTACTCGTCATTATCATCCAACCCCAAGAGTGCTCGCCGGCCAGTCACTGCGCAATATTGCTACTAGTGCCATCGATATTTCTGATGGGTTACTCAGTGATATCGCCCATGTGCTTAAAGCCTCTAACTGCGGCGCAGAAATTGAAATTAATGATTTACCTATGTCGCAAGGGCTTAAAGATTGCGTTAGTGAAGAGCAAGCCCGCCACTACGCACTGTGCGGTGGCGAAGATTACGAGCTGCTATTTACTGTGCCCGAGAGTCAAAAGGGCGCTCTGCACATGGCCTTAACTCAGGCTGGGGTTCGATTTACCTGCATAGGTCAAATACGTTCCGGCAAAAAATTGAAATTAACACTCAATGGCGCGCCTTTTGAGGCAAGCTTCACTGGATTTGAGCATTTTAAATGA
- a CDS encoding phosphatidylglycerophosphatase A, with translation MKWLAQDPALKKLSLKNPVHFLALGFGSGLAAKAPGTFGTLAAIPVFLLLAPLGLYGYLAVTLAVIIAGIFICDRAAHDMDVHDHGAIVWDEVAGLLITLIAVPMQWQWIALGFVLFRVFDIIKPWPIRWLDAKVEGGFGIMIDDVVAGIFAFISLQLCIYWFA, from the coding sequence ATGAAATGGTTAGCGCAAGATCCCGCGTTAAAGAAATTATCCTTAAAAAACCCAGTGCACTTTTTGGCGTTGGGTTTTGGCTCTGGATTAGCCGCTAAGGCGCCTGGTACCTTTGGTACCTTAGCCGCCATTCCGGTATTTCTATTATTAGCGCCTTTAGGTTTATATGGCTATTTAGCCGTGACATTGGCTGTGATAATCGCAGGTATTTTTATTTGCGATCGCGCCGCTCACGATATGGATGTGCACGATCATGGCGCCATCGTTTGGGATGAAGTGGCCGGTCTACTCATTACCTTAATCGCCGTGCCAATGCAATGGCAGTGGATAGCGTTAGGCTTTGTGTTGTTTCGGGTGTTTGACATTATAAAGCCTTGGCCGATTCGCTGGCTTGATGCCAAAGTCGAAGGCGGTTTTGGCATTATGATTGATGATGTCGTTGCGGGTATTTTTGCCTTTATCTCATTGCAGCTGTGTATTTATTGGTTTGCTTAA
- the ribE gene encoding 6,7-dimethyl-8-ribityllumazine synthase: MNIVQGNIEAKNAKVAIVVSRFNSFLVESLLEGAVDTLKRFGQVQEDNITVVRVPGAFELPLAARRVAASGKFDGIIALGAVIRGGTPHFDFVAGECNKGLAQVSLEFDVPVSFGVLTTDTIEQAIERSGTKAGNKGGEAALGLLEMVNVLQELEQQLS, from the coding sequence ATGAACATAGTACAAGGTAATATCGAAGCGAAAAATGCCAAGGTGGCTATCGTTGTTTCTCGTTTTAATAGCTTTCTGGTTGAGAGTTTACTCGAGGGCGCAGTAGATACACTGAAGCGTTTCGGTCAGGTTCAGGAAGATAATATTACAGTGGTGCGTGTACCTGGTGCGTTTGAGTTGCCATTAGCGGCTCGTCGCGTTGCGGCCAGCGGTAAATTCGATGGCATCATCGCCTTAGGTGCGGTTATTCGTGGTGGCACACCACACTTTGATTTTGTTGCCGGTGAATGCAACAAAGGTCTAGCGCAAGTGTCATTAGAATTTGATGTACCGGTATCATTCGGTGTATTGACTACAGATACCATAGAGCAAGCTATTGAACGCTCTGGTACTAAAGCGGGCAACAAGGGTGGCGAAGCTGCTCTGGGTCTGCTGGAAATGGTCAATGTACTTCAAGAACTTGAACAACAGCTGTCATAG